The sequence CGAGCTGCGGCAGCGCGGTACGACGATCCTGCTGGTCGAGCAGAACGCGCAGGCGGCGCTCGAGCTCGCCGACTACGGGCACGTACTCGAGGTCGGCACCATCGTGCTCTCCGACACCGGCACCAACCTGCTCGGCAACCCCGACGTCCGCAAGGCCTACCTCGGCGAGGACTAGGGTTCCTCGGCCACCGCGGCGAGCGCGGCGCGGACGGTGCCGTCGGTGCGGTCCAGGGCCGCGGCTGCGGCGGGCGCCGGCACCTCGGCGAGCAGGGCGACGAGCGCCACCCTGAGGTCGCCCTCGGCGGCGGCCAGCGCGTCGGCGCACACCCGGTGCTCGAGACCGGTGGCATCGGCGAGGATCCGCACCGACCGCCCGCGCAGCTTCTCGTTCGTCGCGAGCAGGTGCACCATCAGGTTCGAGTAGGTACGGCCCAGCCGCACCATCACCGCAGTGGACAGCGAGTTCAGCACCAGCTTCGTCGCCGTGCCCGCCTTCAGCCTGGTGCTGCCGGCGATCGCCTCCGGGCCGGTGTCCGGCCCGACGTGGACGTCCGCAAGCGCCGCGAGCTCGGCCTTCGGGTTCGCCGTGATGAGGATCGTCGCCGCGCCGCGCTCGCGGGCGCGGACGAGCGCGCCACGCACGTACGGGGTGCGCCCGCTCGCCGCGATGCCGACCGCCACGTCGCTGCTGCCCAACCGATCCGCCTCGGCCGCTCCCGCCGCCTCGTCGTCCTCGACGTTCTCGATCGCCGACGTCAGGGCCACGGCTCCGCCGGCGTGATGCGCGACGACCAGGTCGTTGGCGACGGAGAACGTGGGCGGCAGCTCGGCGGCGTCCAGCGCCGCCAGCCGGCCGCTGGTGCCCGCCCCGTAGTAGTGCACGTGCCCGTGCGCGCACAGCCGGTCGACGACCACGTCCACGGCCCTGGCCAGTTCAGGGAGTACGGCCGCCACGGCGGGCGACACCAGCGAGTCCTCGTGGTTCAGCAGTCGCAGCACGTCGAGCGTCGGCAGCCGGTCGATCTCCGTCGTGCGCGGGTTGCGCTCCTCGGTCGGCGCGTCGACGAGGCCCATCAGGCCGTACCGCGTCGCGACTTGCGGTCGTGGCTCGCACCGCCGCGCCGGCCCTGTACGGCGAGGTACGTCGCCTCGAGCGCTCCCCGTGCCTGGTCGTAGGTCTGCTGTGCGACGCCGACGAAGATGAAGTCGATGACGCTCAGCTGCGCGATCCGGCTCGCCGTGGCACCGGAGCGGAACGTGGTCTCGCGCGCTGCGGTGCTGAGCACGTGGTCGGCCACCGCGGAGATGCCAGAGCGCGGGAAGTTCGTCACCGCCACTGTGGTCGCGCCGCGCTCGCGGGCCTGGGTCAGCGCGTCGATGGTGTCGTCGGTCTCACCGCTGTGCGAGATGGCCACCGCGACGTCGCCGGCGCCGAGCAACGCGGCGCTGGTGAGCATCACGTGGGTGTCGGACCAGGCGAACGCGTGCCGGCCGATCCGGTAGAGCTTCTGTTGCAGGTCCAGCGCGACGAACGCGCTCGCACCGACGCCGTAGACGTCGATCCGGCCCGCGCCGGCACACGCCTCCACCACCTGCTCGAGCACCTCGACGTCGATCTGGCTCACGGTGTCCTCGATCGCGCGCGCGTCGTGCCAGCCGACCTTGCGCACGACCTCAGCCAGGCTGTCGCTCGGTGAGATGTCGCCACCCACAGCGGCGTTGTCGGTGCCGGCCTCACGGCCGGCATCGGAAGCGAGCGCGAGACGCAGCCCCGGGTAGCCGTCGAACCCGATGGCTCGGCAGAATCGGATCACCGTCGTCTCCGAGGTGCCGCAGGCCTGGGCGAGCTCGGTGATGGTCAGGTTCGGTGCCCCACTGGGGTCGTTCAGGATGTGCTCGGCGACGCGTTGTTCCGCCGGACGCAGCGATGGAAGCAGCGAACGGATGCGAACCTGCACCCCTCCCGGTTGTGGCGGTGACTGCGAACTGCTCACCTTGCCGCCTCCACATACGTTGGAAAGTTACCGGCGCATCTTCTCATGCCCGCACCGGGAACTCGACCCATCACCAGGGAGATGCTGGCACCTGCTATTACCAGTGCGGCTCTGCGTCTACCTCATACGTCCGGGCCGGAGCGCGGTGGCGGCTTCGGTCACGGGCAGCAACGCCTCGGCGACCGCGACCCGCGACTCGTTCACCGCGCCCCCGTCGCGCGTGGGGTGCACCCGGTTGGTCAGCAGCACGGCGACGGCGCCGGTGCGCGTGTCGAGCACGTACGACGTCCCGGTGAAGCCGGTGTGCCCGGCCGTGGCGGCGGACGCGAGCGCGCCCATCGTCCTCGGCTTGTCCAGGTCGACGCCGAGACCGTTGCCGTGGCCGTGGTCGGCGAGCATGGCCTCGACCGAGCCAGGCCGCAGCGCCGCGCCGCCGTCGGTCGCCACGGCGTGCGCGAGCAGCGCCACGTCGCACGCGGTGCCGAACAGCCCGGCATGACCGGCCACGCCGCCGAGCGCCCAGGCGTTCTCGTCGTGCACCTCGCCGCGGACGAGCGACCGTCCCGTCCACGGCTGCACCTCGGTGGCCGCGCACCGTTGCGGCGTAGGCAGGAAGCCGGTGTCGACCATGCCGAGCGGGCCGGTCACCAGGTCGTGCACCACCTCGTCGAGGCGGCTGCCGGTCAGCTGCTCGAGATCGCCCCCGCGAGTATCGGGCCGAGATCGGAGTACTCGTACGTGACACCGGGCCGGTCG is a genomic window of Streptosporangiales bacterium containing:
- a CDS encoding SIS domain-containing protein; this encodes MSSSQSPPQPGGVQVRIRSLLPSLRPAEQRVAEHILNDPSGAPNLTITELAQACGTSETTVIRFCRAIGFDGYPGLRLALASDAGREAGTDNAAVGGDISPSDSLAEVVRKVGWHDARAIEDTVSQIDVEVLEQVVEACAGAGRIDVYGVGASAFVALDLQQKLYRIGRHAFAWSDTHVMLTSAALLGAGDVAVAISHSGETDDTIDALTQARERGATTVAVTNFPRSGISAVADHVLSTAARETTFRSGATASRIAQLSVIDFIFVGVAQQTYDQARGALEATYLAVQGRRGGASHDRKSRRGTA
- the murQ gene encoding N-acetylmuramic acid 6-phosphate etherase yields the protein MGLVDAPTEERNPRTTEIDRLPTLDVLRLLNHEDSLVSPAVAAVLPELARAVDVVVDRLCAHGHVHYYGAGTSGRLAALDAAELPPTFSVANDLVVAHHAGGAVALTSAIENVEDDEAAGAAEADRLGSSDVAVGIAASGRTPYVRGALVRARERGAATILITANPKAELAALADVHVGPDTGPEAIAGSTRLKAGTATKLVLNSLSTAVMVRLGRTYSNLMVHLLATNEKLRGRSVRILADATGLEHRVCADALAAAEGDLRVALVALLAEVPAPAAAAALDRTDGTVRAALAAVAEEP
- a CDS encoding serine hydrolase is translated as MAAASEPPRPVRAGGRSAAARPARCHVRVLRSRPDTRGGDLEQLTGSRLDEVVHDLVTGPLGMVDTGFLPTPQRCAATEVQPWTGRSLVRGEVHDENAWALGGVAGHAGLFGTACDVALLAHAVATDGGAALRPGSVEAMLADHGHGNGLGVDLDKPRTMGALASAATAGHTGFTGTSYVLDTRTGAVAVLLTNRVHPTRDGGAVNESRVAVAEALLPVTEAATALRPGRMR